The proteins below come from a single Chrysoperla carnea chromosome 1, inChrCarn1.1, whole genome shotgun sequence genomic window:
- the LOC123305529 gene encoding kelch domain-containing protein 3-like: protein MHWTVKLDGGPRRVNHAAIAVGEKIYSFGGYCTGEDSFRTRPMDVHVLNTANYRWSLLPSNERSNASNVPFQRYGHTAVAYKGEIYIWGGRNDLFACNQLYCFNPITHKWSNPKTGGNIPGARDGHSACVVDHQMYIFGGFDDEADRFSQSVHVLDLRTMTWRCLMTNNPPPAHRDFHSATAVGTRMYVFGGRGDLSGAYHTQEETYCPEIMYLDLVANEWHKPKVTGEKPLGRRSHSAFYYNGYIYIFGGFNGIMSQHFNNFYRFDPKANHWAQVKPVGIPPCPRRRQACIVVGDRMFLFGGTSPLTLCTDNADAAGEDLLDHNDLHVLDFNPTLRQLSLLSVIKNKLDQSKLPDILRWEIKSIITPNSISRQLNSTG, encoded by the exons atgcaTTGGACAGTAAAATTGGATGGTGGGCCAAGACGCGTAAATCATGCAGCAATCGCTGTTGGTGAGAAAATTTATTCGTTTGGCGGATATTGTACAGGTGAAGATTCATTTCGTACAAGGCCAATGGATGTGCATGTATTAAATACAGCTAATTATCGTTGGTCATTGTTACCATCAAATGAACGCTCGAACGCATCAAATGTACCTTTTCAAAGGTATGGACATACAGCTGTTGCATATAAAGGTGAAATTTATATATGGGGTGGTCGTAATGATTTGTTTGCTTGTAACCAGTTGTATTGTTTTAATCCAATAACGCATAAATGGAGTAATCCAAAGACTGGTGGCAATATACCTGGCGCTAGAGATGGTCATTCGGCTTGTGTTGTGG ATCACCAAATGTACATTTTTGGGGGATTTGATGATGAAGCCGATCGTTTTTCCCAAAGTGTCCATGTGTTGGACTTACGAACAATGACTTGGCGATGTTTAATGACAAATAATCCACCGCCAGCACATCGAGATTTTCATTCAGCCACAGCTGTTGGTACTCGAATGTATGTATTTGGAGGACGTGGTGATCTCAGTGGTGCATATCATACACAAGAAGAAACTTATTGCCCAGAAATTATGTATTTGGATTTAGTTGCAAATGAGTGGCATAAACCAAAAGTtacaggagaaaaaccattGGGTAGAAGAAGTCATTCAGCTT tttactaTAATGGGTACATATACATTTTTGGTGGATTCAATGGTATAATGAGTCAACATTTTAACAATTTCTATCGATTTGATCCAAAAGCAAATCATTGGGCTCAAGTGAAACCTGTTGGAATTCCACCGTGCCCACGTCGCCGACAAGCCTGTATTGTAGTGGGTGatcgaatgtttttatttggtGGAACTAG tccaTTAACTTTATGTACTGACAATGCGGATGCAGCTGGAGAAGATCTGCTCGATCATAATGATTTACATGTATTAGACTTTAATCCAACACTAAGACAATTAAGTTTACTTTCTgtgataaaaaataagttaGATCAGTCTAAGTTGCCTGATATATTAAG ATGGgaaataaaatctattattaCACCTAATTCTATAAGTCGGCAATTGAATTCTACAGGTTAA
- the LOC123305515 gene encoding protein claret segregational-like, translating into MENTRPRGHLLRPNTIANSIRVNLASNLNLNGIGSDATYANRRAALSRRSKSFADFNRRPLFTAAPSSFPANSVLNKPISTINNKKPIINQVPTTRRPLAPRQLTTITTKRKAEPPVSSVSSLKSARVPAKPANVKPTTSAAPPTKTIAKKPAPYDYKARFQLLQEKHQTLKSDHKEISDKYNKLNEDMAKYMEDSEKLKLKEQECHLKQTEIDKLKQELNVNKDSFNQCQSQLHQIQTDFDKQKSVLEECQQKFAEINKTYENLKSITDQLKDENLQLKAELTEKEQNIDQLVNQVFDADNERRRLHNVIQDLKGNIRVFCRVRPQLEDEVGKHLLEISYQDECTIEVSNGATITGGRRAPKQEFSFNHVFGETSTQEQVFLELGQLVQSVLDGYNVCVFAYGQTGSGKTFTMEGGFEQDTIGMIPRTIDLLFKTIEERKILNWQYEVRASFLEIYNEQIYDLLNNDQLPHDIRMTDARGVDVYVTNLQIEIIESSDELKQLLYVAQRNRAVATTVMNERSSRSHAVTKIEVIGTNTTSDETFHASLNLVDLAGSERARDSEMIRLNETKNINKSLANLSNVILALLQKKDHIPYRDSKLTHLLMPSLGGNSKTLMFVNISPLTECYNETLNSLRFAAKVNSCKVANVRKNRIM; encoded by the exons ATGGAAAATACAAGACCCAGAGGACATTTATTACGCCCAAACACAATAGCCAATTCCATTCGTGTGAATCTCGcgagtaatttaaatttaaatggaatTGGATCAGATGCAACATATGCCAATCGACGAGCAGCACTCTCACGTCGAAGTAAATCATTTGCTGATTTTAATCGAAGACCGCTATTTACTGCCGCCCCAAGCTCATTTCCAGCAAATTCGGTATTAAATAAACCAATTtcaactataaataataaaaaacccatAATTAATCAAGTGCCCACAACGCGTCGGCCTCTGGCGCCTAGACAATTGACTACGATTACAACAAAACGGAAAGCCGAGCCTCCAGTATCTTCTGTTTCATCCTTGAAATCAGCAAGGGTTCCTGCGAAACCAGCAAATGTGAAACCTACAACCTCAGCTGCTCCGCCAACAAAAACAATAGCAAAAAAACCTGCGCCTTACGATTACAAAGCCAGATTCCAGTTGTTGCAAGAAAAACATCAAACTTTGAAATCAGATCATAAAGAAATTtctgataaatataataagttgAATGAAGACATGGCGAAATATATGGAAGAcagcgaaaaattaaaattaaaagaacagGAATGCCACTTAAAACAAACAGAAATTGATAAACTTAAACAggaattaaatgttaataagGACTCATTTAATCAGTGCCAATCACAATTACATCAAATACAAactgattttgataaacaaaaatcggttttaGAAGAATGTCAACAGAAGTTTGcggaaattaataaaacttatgaaaatttaaaatcaattaccgATCAATTAAAGGATGAAAATTTACAGTTGAAGGCAGAATTAACCGAAAAAGAGCAGAATATTGATCAATTAGTCAATCAAGTATTTGATGCGGATAACGAACGCCGTAGATTGCATAATGTCATACAAGATTTAAAGG GCAATATCCGAGTTTTTTGCCGTGTGCGACCACAGCTTGAAGATGAAGTTGGTAAACATCTACTAGAAATTTCATATCAAGATGAATGTACAATCGAAGTTTCAAATGGTGCAACGATAACAGGGGGGCGGCGAGCCCCTAAACAAGAATTCTCTTTTAATCATGTTTTTGGTGAAACATCTACACAAGAACAAGTATTTCTAGAACTAGGTCAATTAGTACAAAGTGTTTTAGATGGTTATAATGTATGTGTATTTGCATATGGACAAACTGGTTCTGGAAAAACATTTACAATGGAAG GTGGATTTGAACAGGATACGATTGGTATGATACCACGTACAATTGATTTActgtttaaaacaattgaagaaCGTAAAATACTAAATTGGCAATACGAAGTTCGAGCATCATTCTTGGAAATATACAATGAGCAGATATACGATTTATTAAACAACGATCAATTGCCACACGATATACGAATGACTGATGCAAGGGGTGTTGATGTATATgtaacaaatttacaaattgaaattatcgAAAGCAGCGATGAATTGAAACAGCTATTGTATGTTGCGCAACGAAATCGGGCTGTAGCTACTACAGTAATGAATGAGCGATCTTCACGATCGCATGCAGTCACCAAAATCGAAGTAATTGGTACTAACACAACATCAGACGAAACATTTCACGCTAGTTTAAATTTAGTCGATTTAGCCGGTTCAGAGCGTGCTCGAGACTCCGAAATGATACGATTAAACGAAacgaaaaacataaacaaatctTTAGCGAATTTAAGTAACGTTATTTTAGCATTATTACAGAAAAAAGATCATATACCATACAGAGATTCAAAGCTCACACATTTATTAATGCCATCACTTGGTGGCAACTCAAAAActttaatgtttgtaaatatttcaccGTTAACGGAATGTTACAACGAGACATTAAATTCGTTAAGATTTGCTGCTAAAGTAAATAGTTGTAAAGTTGCAAATGttagaaaaaatagaataatgtaa